One window of Myxocyprinus asiaticus isolate MX2 ecotype Aquarium Trade chromosome 6, UBuf_Myxa_2, whole genome shotgun sequence genomic DNA carries:
- the LOC127442376 gene encoding inositol monophosphatase 1-like, producing MSDLWQDAMDHAITVAKKAGEIVRDALQNDLKIMCKSSSVDLVTKTDQNVEQLIITSVKEKFPTHSFIGEESVAAGEPCVLTDNPTWIIDPVDGTTNFVHGYPFVAICVGFAVNKTLEFGVVYSCVEDKMYTARKGKGAFCNGQPLQVSDQKEINQSIIATEFGSNRDSDVVDKIFCSMRRILCLPVHGMRGVGSAAINMCLVASGCVEAYYEIGIHCWDVAAAAVIVSEAGGVLMDVEGGPMDMMSRRVVAANNKTIAERIITQIEAFTAVRDDAPVDPLK from the exons ATGTCTGATCTTTGGCAAGATGCCATGGACCATGCCATCACTGTGGCCAAGAAGGCAGGAGAG ATTGTGAGAGATGCTTTGCAGAATGACCTGAAGATCATGTGTAAAAGCTCCTCTGTTGATCTGGTCACTAAAACAGACCAGAATGTGGAGCAACTCATTATTACGTCAGTGAAGGAGAAGTTTCCTACACACAG TTTCATTGGTGAAGAGTCCGTGGCTGCTGGAGAGCCTTGTGTTTTGACTGACAACCCAACATGGATTATTGACCCTGTGGATGGGACCACTAACTTTGTGCATGG ATATCCATTTGTTGCTATATGCGTTGGCTTTGCTGTCAACAAAACG TTAGAATTTGGTGTGGTGTATAGCTGTGTAGAAGATAAGATGTACACAGCTCGAAAAGGGAAGGGTGCGTTTTGCAATGGACAACCTCTACAAGTATCAGACCAAAAAG AGATCAACCAGTCAATCATCGCCACAGAATTTGGCTCTAACAGAGATTCTGATGTCGTCGACAAGATTTTCTGTAGTATGAGGAGGATCTTGTGTCTGCCAGTCCATGG GATGCGAGGTGTAGGATCTGCTGCCATCAACATGTGCCTGGTGGCATCTGGTTGTGTAGAGGCCTATTATGAGATTGGCATCCACTGTTGGGATGTTGCAGCTGCAGCAGTCATAGTCTCAGAGGCAGGAGGAGTTCTCATGGATGTTGAAG GTGGACCAATGGACATGATGTCTAGAAGAGTTGTTGCagctaataataaaacaattgcaGAGAGAATCATTACACAGATTGAGGCATTTACAGCTGTAAGAGATGACGCACCTGTAGACCCTTTAAAGTGA